GCATCCAGCGTCGTTTCGCTTCTTTCCGAAATAAGTTTTCGGCCGCGACATAGACGATGCTGAGCGCGATCGCGATCTCGATCCACTGCGCGGGGAGCCGAACGATGCCGAACATCGCGAGCGAGATCGTGATGCTGTGCGCGACGGTGAACGACGTGACGATGGCCGCGTACGTCTTGAAATTCGTGCGCAGGAGCAGAAGGGCGAGCAAAAACAGCAAATGGTCGTAGCCCGTTAAAATGTGTTCCATGCCGAAGACGAAAAACTGCATCCACCCTTCCGGCGCGTCCGACGCGACGGAGCCTTCAGCGACGACCGCTTTCCACAAGCGATTGTCCCCTTTGATCAAATGCTCTTCCGTCGTTTCTCCGTGCGTAAAGGTTAACAGGTTGACGTAGCTCGTATTTCCGTCGTTCCGATACAGCCCATCCTCGATGCTTACCGTTTGTCCGGCATCCACGGCGGGGTACGCGTACGACAAAGCGACGAACATTTTATCGCCCCTTTGCCCGTAGGAAACTTCCCTCAGCTCTCCCCGCTGCGCGATGCCGTCGACCTGCAGCACGACGTGACGGCCGATCCATCCGTCCAATTCGGCTCTCGCCGACTGCACTTCCGCTTCCGTCAACGCCCCGTTCCCGTCCGCGTCCGCCGACGTCGATTCGATGACGGACAATTCGTCGATCGAGAACTTGAATTCTGTTGCGTCCGGTTGAAGCTTTAATTCCGAAAAGCTCGCGCTTAACGGGTGCGCCTGCGCG
The DNA window shown above is from Paenibacillus sp. and carries:
- a CDS encoding HupE/UreJ family protein, coding for MIFRKIASRALLTVSIAAAIVSVPYAAQAHPLSASFSELKLQPDATEFKFSIDELSVIESTSADADGNGALTEAEVQSARAELDGWIGRHVVLQVDGIAQRGELREVSYGQRGDKMFVALSYAYPAVDAGQTVSIEDGLYRNDGNTSYVNLLTFTHGETTEEHLIKGDNRLWKAVVAEGSVASDAPEGWMQFFVFGMEHILTGYDHLLFLLALLLLRTNFKTYAAIVTSFTVAHSITISLAMFGIVRLPAQWIEIAIALSIVYVAAENLFRKEAKRRWMLTFAFGLIHGLGFANLLIDMTIPPQHLAVSLLSFNLGIEAMQLLLVLAALPALKYVQNTKLYKPAVQLASSLLILVGGYWAIERFLGA